Proteins encoded by one window of Lathyrus oleraceus cultivar Zhongwan6 chromosome 1, CAAS_Psat_ZW6_1.0, whole genome shotgun sequence:
- the LOC127118439 gene encoding uncharacterized protein LOC127118439 has translation MASQGCETLAYDVKIKGDNLLMTLMEELPCDENDDERLDSLIRSFEAEISESKMSDHDDSTSIELLQMKSTFEESYNESCNIGQVDEFGVEWVDMDLIPSFQFDDGSWECFGDEKDVMVDHLMVCDDGFNMEEEHGYNSFWQDNYEMGLVH, from the coding sequence ATGGCTTCACAAGGTTGTGAAACTTTGGCTTATGATGTAAAAATCAAGGGTGATAATCTTCTCATGACACTAATGGAAGAGTTACCATgtgatgaaaatgatgatgaaaGATTAGATAGCTTGATAAGATCTTTTGAGGCTGAAATTAGTGAAAGCAAGATGAGTGATCATGATGATTCAACAAGCATAGAGTTACTACAAATGAAGAGCACTTTTGAAGAAAGTTACAATGAATCATGCAACATAGGACAAGTGGATGAGTTTGGGGTTGAATGGGTTGATATGGATTTGATACCATCCTTCCAATTTGATGATGGGAGTTGGGAGTGTTTTGGAGATGAGAAGGATGTGATGGTTGATCATTTAATGGTTTGTGATGATGGGTTTAATATGGAAGAAGAACATGGTTACAATTCATTTTGGCAAGATAATTATGAGATGGGTTTGGTTCATTGA